The genomic segment CAGCGCGATCGCGCCCGACTCTCTGACCAGACGCCGGACGAGAGCGACGGCCTGCCTGCTCCGGGGGCCGCGGTCCACGTAATCGCCCAGCAGGACGAGCTGGTCGCGAGCCGCGTCGAAGCCGCATCTGTCCAGCAGGCGCTTCAACTGCTCCGCGCAGCCGTGAATGTCGCTGATCGCCAGTGTACGCGTCTTGTTCATGACGCCCGCACCTCCTGTGGCGGGAATCGCCTTCGCAGGCATAGTGCATGCGGGGCGAATCGCCCGAATTTTGTTCCGCTTGTCCTTCTTTACCCGGGACGGCGCAATCCGCACGCATGGGAGGTATGCATCATCCCCCCCTCCCCCGCCGTTTGTCATAAGCTTCCTAAATCGAGCGCGCGCAGGCAAAAACGGCAAAGCGGCCGCGCGCGCAAATGCGCGGCCGCCGCTTCGCCTGGCTTCTCATTCCTTCTCGAACTTATTCCTATTTCAAATAAGGGCCATCCGTCCCGATCTTGCCCGGCGCCGGGTTGCCCGGCAGGTCCAGCACGTACACCCGCAGGTTGCCCTTGCCGGACAGCGATACGGACAGCGTTCCGTTCGTTACCGTCTTGACGTCGCCCGTAATCGCATCCTTGTAGGTGCCGTTCGGGATGCCCGTGTAGCTGGCGGAGCCGCTGATTGTCACGAGCGCGAAGCTGTCGACGCCCTTGGCGCTATCCGTAAACCGGCGCTTGAACGCCATGCCGCCCGAGATGCCGTCGGTCGAATACTGGCCCTTCTGCAGCGCAGGAATCTGGCGGCGGATTATATTGAGCCGCTGCAGATGCTTGACAAGCGGCTGCTGCAGCGTCGTCGCGACTTGCCCGGTCGCGGAAGCGACCTGGCCGAAGCCGGACGCGACGACCGTACCCGCGAGATGATCGCCGAAGTAGGCGCGGCGCGTCGTCGCGAGCGGGCAAGAAGAACCGCAATCGATCGTCTTGCCGGCCTGGAACTCGATCTCGTCGCCGTACATGATCGTCGGGATGCCGCGGAACGTCCATATCAAGCTCATATTTTCCGCCCAAGCGTCCGTGCCGCCGTTATAAGCCGTGCTCGACTTGTTCGGCCCATAGTCGTGGCTACTCACGTAGACGACGTTGTAGGTCGCATCGTTGTACGAGTCGTCGGAGTCCTTGCCGTTGGTGAACGCATTGTACGCGTCGCTGAAATTCATATGCATGCGCATGTCGATGACGTTCATGCCCGAGGCCTGGCTGTGATCGGGGGTATGATAGTTGTTGCCTTGCAGGAACGCGTTGTTCGAGGTCGGCTGGTTCGCCGTGCCCTGCTGCTGCTCGTAGTTGTACATCTCGAGCGAGGCGGCGGCGTCGTCCGCGCTGTACGTCTGACGCTCCTTCCACGTATAGAACTGGGCGGAATGGTTCACCGAGCCGCGGTTCCATTTGTCGTTGACGAAGGCCGCCACCTCGCCGAACATGAAGAAGTTCTGTCCGTTCGCGCCGAACTTCGTCGCCGAATGACTCTGCGCCGCCGGCAGGAAGCGCCTGTTCCACGTCGTGCGCGGAATGTGCACCGCCGTATCGAGCCGGAAGCCGTCGACCCCCATGTCGATAAAGTTGTTGTAGGCGCCGATCAGGTAATTCTGCACCTGCGCGTTCTCAGTGTTGAAGTCCGCCAGGTCCTCGTGCAGCCAGCAGCTGCGCGCGTCTTCACCCTCCCAGTTGCCGATCCAGCACTGATGATAGAGCGAGGACGGGAACATGCCGGACGTCGGACTCGGCCATTGGCAGTTGTAAATGCGGTAGCCCTCCGAGCTGTAAAAGTTCGTCGGCGTGCCCCAGTTGCGGCACGTATTGCCCGCCGGCTCGGCCGTCGACCACAGATCGCCGTTGTAGGTCTTGGCGGAAACGCCCGTCGGATACAAGCCGTCATACTCCTGACCCGGGATTTTTTCGTCGTAATACCAGCTCCATTGCGTGTCGCGTATGCCGAAGACAGTCGGGGTGAACAAGCCCTTCGCGCCCCAGCGGCTGGAGTGATTGTAGACGACGTCCTGAAAAATCTTGATTCCCTTGTTATGCGCGGCGTTGATCAGATCCTGGTAGCTCGCTCCCGACGATTCCAGTCGTGGATCGACGCGGTAGAAATCGTAGCCGTGATAGCCGTGGAAATCGTAGTCCGAACGGTTAAGCACGACCGGCGTAATCCAGATCGCGGAGAATCCGAGCGCCTTGATGTAATCGAGCTTCTCCATCAGGCCCTTGAAGTCGCCGCGGAACATCGGATCGTTGTTGGCCGCATTGCCGGACTTGACGTTGAGCTGGCCGCCGCGGTTGTTCGACGTGTCGCCGTCGTTGAAGCGGGCGGTCACCACGAAGTAAATCGAATCCTCGCGGGCATCACCGCCAAGCGGCGTACCGCCGGCCGGCGGCAGCGGCGCATCGCCCGTCTTGGCCGCAGCGGCCGCGCTGGCTGCCGATTTATTGGCGGGCACGGCCTTGTCGTAAGCCTTGACCGTGTACGTGTACGTCGTCTGCGCTTCCAGATTGGACTCCGAGAAGCTCGTCTGCGTCGTCGTGTACACCTTCTGTCCCAGCGTGCCGCCGGTGCGCGTGATCTCGTAGCCGTCCACGCCCCTGCCGCCCGCGTTGTCCGTCGAGGCGGTCCAGCTGAGCGAGATCGTCAGGTTGGTCGCCGAAGCGGTCACGCCCGTCGGCACCGACGGCGGCGTCGTGTCGGACGGGAGCGGCTGGCAAGGCGCGGCCGCATTCGCGGTCACGACGCCGTCCCTCACGGTCGTGATGCCGGTCCCGATCGTGTAGTTGTTGCCGTTGTTGTTGTCCCAGGCGGTGCCGTTGTTGAACGCGGCCTTCATGGAAGTCGCGCTGCCAAGGTTGACCGTCAGCTTGGTCCAGTCCGTGCACGCTTCCTCGCTCATCGCGACGCCGGGCGACGTCGTCCAAGTCCCGCCCGTCGGCGCGTAATGCAGATTGACCTGCGTCCAGCCCCGCGTCGTCTTGTAATAATAGACCGTGGCTTGATTGCCCGTGCCCGCAGCCGAAGTCGTCACGGACAGCGCCGCAGACTGCGCCGACTTATTACCCGCTGCATCCTTGGCCAGCACGGTAAACGAATACGCGGTTGAGGCGGTCAGTCCCGTGAACGTGTAGGCGGTCGCGGTCACATTGGCATCGACCAGCACGCCTCCCTTGTACACCTCGTAACCCGCGACGCCGCTGCCTCCCGCGTTGTCCGTGCTCGCCGTCCAGGAGACGGAGACCGTCGTATCCGTCTTCGTCGTCATGGCGAGCCCGGCAGGGACCGAAGGCGCCGTGGTGTCGGGCGTCGTGCCCGCCGGCGCGCCTGCCGTGATGACGCCCGCATTGTACGTCCACGTGCCGACGCCGAACAAATAGTTGCTGCCGTTGTTGCTGTCCCATTGGCCCAGGCCGTTGTTGAAGCAGGCCTCAAGCTGCGTCGCTGAGCCGATGTCGATCGTTTTTTTCGCATAGCCCGTCACCTCGGCCGCGTCCATCGCGACGCCGGGCGTCGTCGTCCACGTCCCGCCGGCCGGGCGATAATGGATGTAAGGCGTCGTATAGCCCTTTTTGTAGTAAACCGTTACCTTGTTCGTCGTGCCGGGCGCGTTGGTCGTCACCGTAATCGCGGCGCTGTCGGCCGACCAGTTGCCGGCGTTGTCCTTGGCCCGCACCGTGTACGAATAAGCCGTCGAGGCGGTCAGTCCGGTGTCGGTGAAGGACGTCCCCGTCACATTGGCGCTGACTGCCGTGCCGTTGCGGTATATGCCGTAACCGGACAGGCCGCTGCCGCCCGCATTATCCGTGCTGGCCGACCACGACAGCGACACCATCGTATCGGTCTTGGCCGTGCTGGCCAGATTGGCCGGCACGGACGGCGCGGTCGTGTCGGGCGCTTCTGGATTCGTATCCGTCCATGTCGTGCCGGTATACCAGCCTTCCTTGTCGCGCAGCAGTCCCGCCTGCCCGGAAGCCGGCGTCTGATGATTGCTGCTATCCTTGAAAATAACCCGCGCGCTCGTCGCGCCCGTGATCGTGTAAACATACCAGCCGCCCGTCTCCGCCGTCATCGCGGGCGAAGAAGCCCAGACGGGCTCGGTGACGGCCGGACTCGTCTGGTAATAATACACTTGCGGCGCTCCCCATCCGGTAGGCGGCTTGAAGTGTACCTTCAGATCGGTGCCCGCCGCCTCCGCGGGCCGGTCCGACGCGACCGGGCTCAGAATCGACAGCACGAGCATGACCGCCGCCACGAGCCCCAGCCATTTTTGCCTGCTACCTCGTCTCATTCCTTCATTCCCCTCTCTATGATCATGCCGCTCATTATAATGCGCTTACATTTGTTGTGAAGCCGGTTATCGTTCGCACACCTCCTACGCTATCCCTCGATTGCGAAAACGTTTGCACAAATATCAAAACGTCGACTTTGAAACGGTTAAGCTGGGCCCAATCGAATCGTAGCATCCTGCCTGCGAGCGCGTCAACAACTTTTTGAAACCGGTTTCCCCAATGGGTGTGACAAGAACAAAAAACGGGATCAAGCGGCATTCTGCTCCGCTCATCCCGTCTCGCTCATCGTTCGCTTGCCTAATACAGCATCGGACGCATTCGCTCCGCAAGCCGCTCGCCGATGCGGATCATGCCGTGCGCGCCGGGATGCAGCAGATCGTGCGAAAGTCCGCGCCAGTCGTCCAGCAGCTCGCTGCCGTCCGCATAAGCCAAATTCGCGAAGCCGCTGTCCTCTACGATCGACCGCAGCGCCTGTCTGTACGCCTCGCTCGTCGCGCGGACTTCGCGTCCCGGCCAAGTCCAGCCCAGATCCGGGAATCCGGTGAACAAGCCGACGCACAGCACGGGCTTGTCCGGATTCGCGGACGCGATTGCAGTGATCATCGCTCCGGCGCGCGCCGAGAACTCGTCCGCGGTCACGCCTTGATTCAGCATGTTCACCGAGAGGCAAAGCGTCGCGATATCCCAATCGCGACGGCCCGCGATATGCGCGGCGATGGCCGGCTCGCAATGCGCGTTGCCCGGAACGCCGAGGTTCAGCGGATCGAGGCCGAGCCGCCAGGCGGCCTGCGCGACATAGGTGGCGTCCGGCGAAGACACCGAACCGCCATAGGTGATCGACGTGCCGTAGGCGAGATAGCGCAGTGCCGGCTTTTCGTCCGCGCGCGGCGGGCGAATCGAATCTCCGCAAATCTCGAGAAGATGGACCTCGCCGCCGTGGACGAGAATTCGCCATACCGGGCCGAACGACTGCCGCGGCACGCCCTCCCGCCAAGGCGAATCGAACTGAAAGCGAGGATCCCGAGCGCCCAGCGTCAACGTCTCCGGCTGCTCGCCGATCGTCCGGTCCTCCACCCAGTAATCGCCGTAATAGATTTGTACGGCGCTCGGCCAGCCGTGACTGGCGAGCGTCACCTGCGCCTCGCCGGCCTCCGCGACGAACCGGATCTCGGTCAAAGCGGCCTTGCGAATCTGCTGCTGCCCGCCCTCGGTCAATCCCTCGCGCACGGCCTCCGGCACGCGCTGCAATA from the Cohnella hashimotonis genome contains:
- a CDS encoding carbohydrate binding domain-containing protein, with the translated sequence MRRGSRQKWLGLVAAVMLVLSILSPVASDRPAEAAGTDLKVHFKPPTGWGAPQVYYYQTSPAVTEPVWASSPAMTAETGGWYVYTITGATSARVIFKDSSNHQTPASGQAGLLRDKEGWYTGTTWTDTNPEAPDTTAPSVPANLASTAKTDTMVSLSWSASTDNAGGSGLSGYGIYRNGTAVSANVTGTSFTDTGLTASTAYSYTVRAKDNAGNWSADSAAITVTTNAPGTTNKVTVYYKKGYTTPYIHYRPAGGTWTTTPGVAMDAAEVTGYAKKTIDIGSATQLEACFNNGLGQWDSNNGSNYLFGVGTWTYNAGVITAGAPAGTTPDTTAPSVPAGLAMTTKTDTTVSVSWTASTDNAGGSGVAGYEVYKGGVLVDANVTATAYTFTGLTASTAYSFTVLAKDAAGNKSAQSAALSVTTSAAGTGNQATVYYYKTTRGWTQVNLHYAPTGGTWTTSPGVAMSEEACTDWTKLTVNLGSATSMKAAFNNGTAWDNNNGNNYTIGTGITTVRDGVVTANAAAPCQPLPSDTTPPSVPTGVTASATNLTISLSWTASTDNAGGRGVDGYEITRTGGTLGQKVYTTTQTSFSESNLEAQTTYTYTVKAYDKAVPANKSAASAAAAAKTGDAPLPPAGGTPLGGDAREDSIYFVVTARFNDGDTSNNRGGQLNVKSGNAANNDPMFRGDFKGLMEKLDYIKALGFSAIWITPVVLNRSDYDFHGYHGYDFYRVDPRLESSGASYQDLINAAHNKGIKIFQDVVYNHSSRWGAKGLFTPTVFGIRDTQWSWYYDEKIPGQEYDGLYPTGVSAKTYNGDLWSTAEPAGNTCRNWGTPTNFYSSEGYRIYNCQWPSPTSGMFPSSLYHQCWIGNWEGEDARSCWLHEDLADFNTENAQVQNYLIGAYNNFIDMGVDGFRLDTAVHIPRTTWNRRFLPAAQSHSATKFGANGQNFFMFGEVAAFVNDKWNRGSVNHSAQFYTWKERQTYSADDAAASLEMYNYEQQQGTANQPTSNNAFLQGNNYHTPDHSQASGMNVIDMRMHMNFSDAYNAFTNGKDSDDSYNDATYNVVYVSSHDYGPNKSSTAYNGGTDAWAENMSLIWTFRGIPTIMYGDEIEFQAGKTIDCGSSCPLATTRRAYFGDHLAGTVVASGFGQVASATGQVATTLQQPLVKHLQRLNIIRRQIPALQKGQYSTDGISGGMAFKRRFTDSAKGVDSFALVTISGSASYTGIPNGTYKDAITGDVKTVTNGTLSVSLSGKGNLRVYVLDLPGNPAPGKIGTDGPYLK
- a CDS encoding GDSL-type esterase/lipase family protein: MIAWQAELHNVEALVEIHGRPGYLLQRVPEAVREGLTEGGQQQIRKAALTEIRFVAEAGEAQVTLASHGWPSAVQIYYGDYWVEDRTIGEQPETLTLGARDPRFQFDSPWREGVPRQSFGPVWRILVHGGEVHLLEICGDSIRPPRADEKPALRYLAYGTSITYGGSVSSPDATYVAQAAWRLGLDPLNLGVPGNAHCEPAIAAHIAGRRDWDIATLCLSVNMLNQGVTADEFSARAGAMITAIASANPDKPVLCVGLFTGFPDLGWTWPGREVRATSEAYRQALRSIVEDSGFANLAYADGSELLDDWRGLSHDLLHPGAHGMIRIGERLAERMRPMLY